From Candidatus Poribacteria bacterium, the proteins below share one genomic window:
- a CDS encoding PD40 domain-containing protein, giving the protein MRIFLIFFLVFLSSSAMSDKLVFGKDGEIYVADINRRGEPTGKIRNLTNHPSYDDCPSWSPDGRKIAFITDRDGFSTVYVMDSNGRNPHPLNKKIKAGPFAADWSPDGRKIAVCGDPTFGKALSSLFIVSINGKILSEIPLDGIRLSAIVDPPFKWSPDGKSIACIIVLDWQIGIIDTKNWQLKAITREGETGSLDWSEKGEIVFLNKEEDKYCAVLITPEGNTIRKYPLPGFLYAGCPVWSPDCDRILFEGSQKKEEWFLFVLDLRSGDVRNTGIRGARPDWWGRSTAVEPLNLFNTLWGLIKIKE; this is encoded by the coding sequence ATGAGGATCTTTTTGATTTTCTTTTTGGTATTTCTATCCTCTTCAGCGATGAGCGATAAACTGGTCTTCGGAAAGGACGGCGAAATATATGTCGCAGATATTAATAGAAGAGGTGAACCAACAGGTAAAATACGAAATCTCACAAATCATCCTTCCTATGATGATTGCCCCTCATGGTCTCCCGATGGGAGAAAGATTGCCTTTATTACAGATCGAGATGGGTTTTCCACCGTTTATGTGATGGATTCAAACGGCCGAAATCCTCATCCTCTCAATAAAAAGATAAAGGCTGGGCCTTTTGCCGCCGATTGGTCTCCTGATGGGAGAAAAATAGCTGTTTGTGGCGATCCTACCTTCGGAAAAGCTCTCAGTAGTTTGTTTATAGTGAGTATAAACGGTAAGATATTAAGTGAAATTCCGCTGGACGGGATTCGACTATCCGCTATCGTGGATCCGCCGTTTAAATGGTCTCCTGATGGTAAAAGCATAGCATGTATTATCGTCCTAGACTGGCAGATTGGAATAATAGATACGAAAAACTGGCAGCTGAAAGCGATAACGAGGGAAGGGGAAACAGGTTCTCTTGATTGGTCAGAAAAAGGGGAGATCGTCTTTCTTAATAAGGAGGAGGATAAATATTGCGCCGTTTTGATAACTCCTGAAGGGAATACTATTCGGAAATATCCGTTACCAGGTTTCCTCTATGCTGGCTGCCCTGTTTGGTCACCGGATTGTGATCGAATTCTCTTTGAGGGCTCTCAGAAGAAAGAGGAATGGTTTCTCTTCGTGCTGGATTTGAGATCAGGAGATGTAAGGAACACAGGAATCCGGGGTGCTCGCCCAGATTGGTGGGGGAGAAGTACCGCCGTTGAGCCTCTGAATCTGTTTAATACCTTGTGGGGTTTAATCAAAATAAAGGAATGA
- a CDS encoding PD40 domain-containing protein, which yields MIRKMTYKTSLIWLVFLLNSMPGFPSPWLEGKLAFVRKEGPSEKICVLEQGKIHTIFSVVNDGRAIGEISWSPNGREIVFNLFECVNFSCSKSTLYIINSLGGMPRRLEIKGDYKFISFHSPDWSPRGDKIAFIGIFEGKRENVAGALDAVFTVKTDGTELREMGWDKETWFMRSLCWASDGRRIIFSRQPFGKPGQVSLDLFIIDTVTGEKRQLTQTKMVSEDHPSCSPDGKRIAYSASGLNEGLFIMDLENGNRTEVPLQGDLKKTVSRSTWSKDGNQIIFSARGDLYLYDLKTRNLKKLLTGLRRSSFDWWGGYTAVKPLNLLNTFWSLIKRGEIK from the coding sequence ATGATAAGGAAGATGACCTATAAAACGAGCTTGATTTGGCTTGTTTTCCTTTTGAATAGTATGCCGGGTTTTCCCTCGCCATGGCTTGAAGGGAAGTTGGCTTTTGTCAGAAAGGAGGGGCCTTCAGAAAAGATATGCGTTCTTGAGCAAGGCAAAATACATACAATCTTTTCAGTAGTAAATGACGGAAGAGCCATCGGAGAAATATCCTGGTCTCCGAACGGCAGAGAGATCGTGTTTAACCTGTTCGAATGTGTTAATTTCAGCTGTTCGAAATCGACACTTTACATCATTAATTCACTCGGTGGGATGCCTAGAAGGCTCGAAATTAAAGGGGATTATAAATTCATCTCCTTCCATTCTCCAGACTGGTCTCCCAGGGGGGATAAAATTGCTTTCATAGGTATCTTTGAGGGGAAGAGAGAAAACGTAGCAGGGGCTCTGGATGCCGTTTTTACGGTTAAAACTGACGGAACAGAGCTTAGGGAGATGGGATGGGATAAAGAGACGTGGTTCATGAGGAGTTTATGTTGGGCATCAGATGGCAGAAGAATCATTTTCAGCAGACAACCTTTTGGAAAACCCGGTCAGGTCTCCCTTGATCTTTTTATCATAGATACTGTCACTGGAGAGAAGAGACAACTTACGCAAACCAAAATGGTATCGGAAGACCATCCTAGTTGCTCACCTGATGGGAAAAGGATAGCCTATTCAGCCTCAGGGTTAAATGAAGGACTTTTCATCATGGATCTTGAAAATGGGAATCGCACTGAAGTTCCCCTACAGGGGGATCTTAAAAAAACTGTTTCTAGGAGCACTTGGTCAAAGGATGGGAATCAGATAATCTTCTCCGCCAGAGGAGATCTCTATCTTTACGATTTGAAAACCCGCAACCTTAAGAAGCTATTAACAGGTCTCCGGAGGAGTTCCTTCGACTGGTGGGGAGGGTATACGGCGGTGAAGCCTTTGAACCTGCTCAACACCTTTTGGTCATTGATCAAGAGAGGTGAGATCAAATGA